Proteins encoded in a region of the Rhodococcus sp. SBT000017 genome:
- a CDS encoding ABC transporter permease — protein MNALTGTGALLRLYLRRDRLVAPLWIVLLGALPLLYAVSFEGLYPTAADRQAFYLGTLSTPAQAALVGPIFGSDLGALVSWRSGAVLALVPLAAILTVVRHTRGEEDAGRTELIGSTAVGRYAGLAAAIALAGGAVAATGALSSISLWAFGLPVAGSIAYGASVVVVGIVFVGCAAVAAQVASGARAARGYALGVLAVAFAARAIGDAGSGTLSWFSPIGWSAQVRPFADERWWPMLMSLAVAAMFLTAALAAAERRDLGSGLLAERRGRATADRSLAGPVALAWRLTRGATVGWTVGIALFGIAIGSSAHGIGGQLGSSAVISDALEKFGGSTIEQSFIAAVLSIVGVVVAAYSVSAVLRLHSEEEAGLAEIVLSTGVSRLRWLAGHLLFAVLGPARLLLVVGLTIGLTYGSATGDIAGELPSVLLGALGQLPAVWVVTAIGVALFGAVPRFATVLWAVLGGFVALGQVGSVVGLPQPWLDLSPFTHVPRLPGAELALAPIGWLVVVAVVVGIGGFTAFRRRGIRA, from the coding sequence ATGAACGCCCTGACCGGCACGGGCGCTCTGCTGCGGTTGTATCTGCGCCGCGATCGTCTGGTGGCACCGTTGTGGATCGTCCTGCTCGGGGCTCTCCCGCTGCTCTACGCGGTCAGCTTCGAAGGGCTGTATCCGACGGCTGCGGACCGTCAGGCCTTCTATCTCGGCACCCTGTCGACGCCTGCGCAGGCAGCGCTCGTCGGCCCGATCTTCGGCAGCGACCTGGGCGCTCTGGTGTCGTGGCGCTCGGGGGCGGTGCTGGCGCTGGTTCCGCTGGCGGCGATCCTCACCGTGGTTCGGCACACCCGAGGCGAGGAGGATGCGGGTCGAACCGAGCTGATCGGATCGACGGCTGTGGGTCGGTACGCCGGGTTGGCCGCGGCGATCGCGCTGGCGGGCGGCGCGGTGGCGGCGACGGGCGCGTTGTCGTCGATCTCGCTGTGGGCGTTCGGCCTCCCGGTGGCCGGGAGCATCGCGTACGGGGCATCGGTCGTTGTGGTCGGAATCGTCTTCGTCGGCTGCGCGGCAGTGGCGGCACAGGTGGCGTCGGGCGCGCGGGCGGCTCGCGGTTACGCCCTCGGCGTGCTGGCCGTGGCGTTCGCGGCGCGTGCGATCGGCGACGCAGGCTCGGGCACCCTGTCGTGGTTCTCGCCGATCGGCTGGTCGGCGCAGGTGCGGCCGTTCGCCGACGAGAGGTGGTGGCCGATGCTGATGTCACTGGCCGTCGCGGCGATGTTCCTCACCGCTGCGCTCGCTGCTGCCGAGCGTCGCGATCTCGGTAGTGGACTGTTGGCCGAACGCCGTGGCCGAGCAACGGCGGACCGGTCACTGGCCGGGCCAGTTGCGCTCGCCTGGCGACTGACTCGCGGCGCGACCGTGGGTTGGACCGTCGGCATCGCCCTTTTCGGCATCGCCATCGGTTCGTCCGCCCACGGCATCGGTGGGCAGCTCGGCAGCAGTGCCGTCATCAGCGACGCACTGGAGAAGTTCGGTGGCAGCACCATCGAACAATCGTTCATCGCCGCCGTACTGAGCATCGTGGGCGTCGTCGTAGCGGCATACTCGGTCTCGGCCGTGCTGCGGCTGCACAGCGAGGAGGAGGCGGGGCTGGCCGAGATCGTGCTGTCCACCGGCGTCTCGCGCCTGCGGTGGCTGGCAGGTCACCTCCTGTTCGCCGTCCTCGGTCCAGCGCGGCTGCTGCTGGTCGTCGGCCTCACCATCGGCCTGACGTACGGGTCGGCCACCGGCGATATCGCAGGAGAACTGCCGTCCGTCCTGCTCGGCGCACTGGGTCAGCTGCCGGCCGTGTGGGTGGTGACGGCCATCGGCGTGGCCCTGTTCGGTGCTGTTCCTCGATTCGCGACCGTCCTGTGGGCCGTTCTGGGCGGCTTCGTTGCCCTCGGCCAGGTCGGGTCGGTGGTGGGCCTGCCGCAGCCGTGGCTCGATCTCTCGCCCTTCACTCACGTTCCGCGATTGCCGGGAGCAGAACTCGCCCTCGCGCCGATCGGGTGGCTCGTCGTGGTCGCCGTCGTCGTCGGTATAGGAGGTTTCACAGCGTTCCGACGAAGAGGCATCCGAGCGTGA